A stretch of the Comamonas testosteroni TK102 genome encodes the following:
- the glmM gene encoding phosphoglucosamine mutase, whose translation MRRQYFGTDGIRGRAGYFPITPDFALHLAHVVGRMLHRSEERPTVLIGKDTRISGHMLESALVSGFNSAGVNVMLVGTLPTPGVAYLTRALRASLGVVISASHNTFEDNGIKFFSAKGTKLPYVWEVAVEQMLLDEPHWVSAIALGKTQVLDDAAGRYIEFCKSTCDHAFTLRGLKIVVDAGHGAAYQIAPMVFHELGAEVVAIGCAPDGLNINQGAGAAHPELLATTVSGCGADFGIALDGDADRLLVVDAAGRLYNGDELLYLVVADRLEHDESIAGAVGTLMTNMAVEQAFGLLDVDFMRTKVGDRYVLEELSRRGWTFGGEGSGHLLILDRHSTGDGLVNALQILQACVRTGRTLSQWLLPVQLYPQALLNVHLPPERDWRSNALLARVQAQVEAELGSTGRVLVRHSGTEPMLHVMVEAQDGDQASRCAERLVSAARDG comes from the coding sequence ATGAGACGCCAATATTTCGGTACCGACGGAATTCGTGGGCGGGCTGGGTACTTCCCGATTACGCCGGACTTCGCCTTGCACCTGGCCCATGTGGTCGGACGGATGCTTCACCGCAGTGAAGAGCGCCCGACCGTGCTGATTGGCAAGGACACGCGCATCTCGGGCCATATGCTCGAAAGCGCGCTGGTGTCGGGCTTCAATTCCGCAGGAGTGAATGTGATGCTGGTGGGCACGCTGCCCACACCGGGCGTGGCCTACCTCACACGCGCCTTGCGGGCCAGTCTGGGGGTGGTGATCAGCGCCAGCCACAACACCTTCGAAGACAACGGCATCAAGTTCTTCAGCGCCAAAGGCACCAAGCTGCCCTATGTCTGGGAAGTGGCCGTCGAGCAGATGCTGCTCGACGAGCCGCACTGGGTCTCGGCGATCGCGCTCGGAAAAACGCAGGTCCTCGATGACGCCGCCGGCCGCTACATCGAGTTCTGCAAGAGCACCTGCGACCATGCGTTCACCTTGCGCGGACTGAAGATCGTGGTCGATGCAGGCCATGGCGCGGCCTATCAGATTGCGCCCATGGTCTTTCATGAACTCGGCGCCGAGGTGGTAGCCATCGGCTGCGCTCCCGATGGTCTGAATATCAACCAGGGCGCAGGAGCCGCTCACCCTGAACTACTGGCCACCACCGTCTCGGGTTGCGGTGCGGATTTCGGCATCGCTCTGGATGGCGATGCCGATCGCCTGCTGGTCGTGGATGCGGCCGGGCGGCTCTACAACGGGGACGAGTTGCTGTACCTGGTCGTCGCGGATCGCCTGGAGCATGACGAGAGTATTGCGGGCGCGGTCGGCACGCTGATGACGAATATGGCCGTGGAGCAGGCCTTCGGGCTGCTGGATGTGGATTTCATGCGTACCAAGGTCGGTGACCGCTACGTGCTCGAGGAGCTCAGCCGCCGGGGCTGGACCTTCGGCGGCGAGGGTTCTGGCCATCTGCTGATCCTTGACCGGCACAGCACGGGCGACGGTCTGGTCAACGCGCTGCAGATATTGCAGGCCTGCGTGCGCACCGGCCGCACGCTGTCGCAATGGCTGTTGCCGGTGCAGCTCTATCCCCAGGCATTGCTCAACGTGCACTTGCCGCCGGAGCGCGATTGGCGCAGCAATGCCTTGCTGGCACGGGTACAGGCGCAGGTCGAGGCGGAGCTGGGCTCCACCGGACGGGTTCTGGTGCGGCACAGCGGCACGGAGCCGATGCTGCATGTGATGGTGGAAGCACAGGATGGCGATCAGGCCAGCCGCTGCGCCGAACGGCTGGTCTCCGCAGCCAGGGATGGTTAG
- the wecB gene encoding non-hydrolyzing UDP-N-acetylglucosamine 2-epimerase: protein MNQDSGTLRAQPDIAQLLIVSGTRPEIIKLAPVYHALKQSPWARPIWLHTGQHGDMAAQMLECFHIQPDHVLQRQGSSLLEFATGCRTQLESVLMETACEAVIVQGDTESAFQGALAGFYRKVPVVHVEAGLRTYNLHRPFPEEGLRQMIGRIASLHLAPTLRAQQALERENVATENIELTGNTVVDAQLWASQHHHIQRRMQGRGHILVTMHRRENWGPDVDHVCEAIADIAREFPQVPVLFPVHLNPVVKEPVHRLLGGLPNIKLTEPLDYLAMQQALADAWLVLTDSGGLQEEAPTFKVPVLVLRDETERPEVLEAGCAALVGADRSKIVQSVRQLMHDDAAYRHMQASSNPFGDGTAAQRTEKRLQQMLRPEHAGLAQQARERTPHVLA from the coding sequence ATGAATCAGGACTCCGGGACTCTTCGCGCACAGCCGGATATCGCACAGTTGCTCATCGTGTCCGGGACCAGGCCTGAAATCATCAAGCTGGCCCCCGTCTACCACGCCTTGAAGCAGTCGCCATGGGCCAGGCCCATCTGGCTGCACACCGGCCAGCATGGCGATATGGCCGCTCAGATGCTGGAGTGCTTTCATATCCAGCCCGACCATGTGCTGCAAAGACAAGGCAGTTCGCTGCTGGAGTTCGCCACCGGCTGCCGCACACAACTGGAATCCGTGCTGATGGAAACGGCCTGCGAGGCGGTGATCGTGCAGGGCGACACCGAGAGTGCTTTCCAGGGGGCATTGGCCGGCTTCTACCGCAAGGTGCCGGTCGTCCATGTCGAGGCCGGCCTGCGCACCTACAACCTGCACCGCCCTTTTCCCGAGGAAGGTCTGCGGCAGATGATAGGGCGCATTGCCAGCCTGCATCTGGCCCCCACGCTGAGAGCCCAGCAGGCGCTGGAGCGCGAAAACGTGGCCACGGAAAATATCGAGCTGACGGGCAACACCGTCGTCGATGCCCAGCTATGGGCCAGCCAGCATCACCACATCCAGCGCCGCATGCAGGGCCGAGGCCATATCCTGGTCACCATGCACCGGCGCGAGAACTGGGGCCCCGATGTGGACCATGTGTGCGAAGCCATTGCCGATATCGCGCGCGAGTTTCCCCAGGTGCCGGTGCTGTTCCCGGTCCACCTCAATCCGGTGGTCAAGGAGCCCGTCCATCGGCTGCTGGGCGGACTGCCCAATATCAAGCTGACGGAGCCTCTGGACTATCTGGCCATGCAGCAGGCCCTGGCCGATGCCTGGCTGGTGCTGACCGATTCGGGCGGGCTGCAGGAGGAAGCACCCACCTTCAAGGTGCCGGTGCTGGTGTTGCGCGACGAAACCGAGCGCCCCGAAGTTCTGGAAGCTGGCTGCGCCGCCCTGGTGGGCGCAGACAGGAGCAAGATCGTGCAGTCCGTGCGCCAGCTGATGCATGACGATGCCGCGTATCGCCACATGCAGGCCAGCTCCAACCCGTTCGGCGACGGGACTGCAGCGCAGCGCACCGAAAAAAGACTGCAGCAGATGCTTAGGCCCGAGCATGCAGGTCTGGCACAGCAAGCCAGGGAAAGGACGCCCCATGTCCTGGCTTGA
- the hisI gene encoding phosphoribosyl-AMP cyclohydrolase, with translation MACAGCYTKQRSAMSWLDQVKWDAQGLVPVIAQEQSSGDVVMFAWMNREALEKTAELGRAVYFSRSRNKLWFKGEESGHVQTVHEMRIDCDNDVVLLKITQEGHDPGIACHTGRHSCFYSVFKDGQWLAVDPVLKDPASIYK, from the coding sequence CTGGCCTGCGCTGGCTGCTATACAAAACAAAGGTCTGCAATGAGCTGGCTGGATCAGGTCAAATGGGATGCGCAGGGGCTGGTGCCCGTGATTGCACAGGAGCAAAGCAGTGGCGACGTGGTCATGTTCGCCTGGATGAACCGCGAGGCACTGGAGAAGACCGCCGAGCTGGGGCGTGCCGTCTACTTCAGCCGCTCGCGCAACAAGCTGTGGTTCAAGGGTGAGGAGTCCGGCCATGTGCAGACCGTGCACGAGATGCGCATCGACTGCGACAACGACGTGGTTTTGCTCAAGATCACGCAAGAGGGGCATGATCCCGGTATCGCCTGCCATACCGGTCGCCACTCCTGCTTCTACAGCGTGTTCAAGGACGGACAGTGGCTGGCTGTCGATCCGGTCTTGAAAGATCCTGCTTCCATCTATAAATAA
- the nrfB gene encoding cyclic di-3',5'-guanylate-activated glycosyltransferase NrfB has protein sequence MSWLDLFTAYLYVLKSIAIVIAVVIFISGLDDLFIDLMYWVRRAWRAVTVYSRHEQMNYKALLGVDEKPLAIMVPAWQEHGVIGKMAQLAATTLDYENYHIFIGTYPNDPQTHADVEQVRAHFPNVHSVVCARPGPTSKADCLNNVLDAIFQFEQRSGIEFAGFILHDSEDVLSKLELRLFNFLVDRKDLIQLPVYPLERPLREFTGGHYLDEFAELHAKDIVVREAMVGQVPSAGVGTCFSRRAITALLELGDGVAFDTQSLTEDYDIGFRLKQLGMREIFVRFPVHDADQPADPDQPRRPGRSAREASVICVREFFPDTLNAAVRQKSRWITGIVIQGFKTLRWTNSGVLNYFLWRDRKGALTNFASFLAMLLAMQLIAIWLYQRLVPDSYRFLSIFQGDWWLYALLAANFVLMLNRIAQRMFFVTSYYGIVQGLMSLPRLLWGNLVNFLANWRAIAQALQAKDIRRMAWAKTDHDFPMLGEGPRLRQPLGQILIAQGALTESQLQEALVRPTPGLRLGSALVHKDLISTAQLAAAVAQQAGVSWEFLGERLIPDEVAALLPAHLALHYSVVPLREEGKTLVLASESVIDPVSHAALERKLERPVRYLIAPKGEVTVELRRLYARQHGEPARELLAWAVERKRVSAEQAKELWKFYVSRQLMLGEVLQALGRIDTAVLNALLLRHEQSDDSLGLFLVNQGALTQATLDEALRLQQQLQVTMAQLLRRLDAAPIVSVAA, from the coding sequence ATGTCCTGGCTTGACCTGTTCACCGCCTACCTCTATGTGCTCAAGAGCATCGCCATCGTCATCGCCGTGGTGATTTTCATCAGCGGCCTGGACGACCTGTTCATCGACCTCATGTACTGGGTGCGACGCGCCTGGCGTGCAGTGACCGTGTACTCGCGCCATGAGCAGATGAATTACAAGGCCTTGCTGGGCGTGGACGAGAAGCCGCTGGCCATCATGGTGCCCGCCTGGCAGGAGCATGGCGTGATCGGCAAGATGGCGCAGCTGGCAGCCACCACGCTGGACTACGAGAACTACCACATCTTCATCGGCACCTACCCCAACGATCCCCAGACCCATGCCGATGTGGAGCAGGTCAGAGCCCATTTCCCGAATGTGCACAGCGTGGTCTGCGCCCGCCCCGGGCCGACCAGCAAGGCCGACTGCCTCAACAATGTGCTTGATGCCATCTTCCAGTTCGAGCAGCGCTCGGGCATCGAGTTTGCGGGCTTCATCCTGCATGACTCGGAAGACGTGCTGTCCAAGCTGGAGCTGAGGCTGTTCAATTTCCTCGTGGATCGCAAGGATCTGATCCAGCTGCCGGTCTACCCCCTGGAGCGACCGCTGCGCGAATTCACCGGCGGGCATTACCTGGACGAGTTTGCCGAGCTGCATGCCAAGGACATCGTGGTACGCGAGGCCATGGTGGGCCAGGTGCCCAGCGCCGGCGTCGGCACCTGCTTCAGCCGCCGCGCCATCACGGCGCTGCTGGAGCTCGGCGACGGCGTGGCCTTCGACACCCAGAGCCTGACCGAGGACTACGACATCGGCTTCCGGCTCAAGCAGCTGGGCATGCGCGAGATCTTCGTGCGCTTTCCCGTGCACGATGCGGACCAGCCGGCCGATCCCGACCAGCCACGCCGACCCGGGCGCAGCGCGCGCGAAGCCAGCGTCATCTGCGTGCGGGAATTCTTCCCCGATACGCTGAATGCGGCGGTGCGACAGAAGTCCCGCTGGATCACCGGCATCGTGATCCAGGGCTTCAAGACCCTGCGCTGGACCAATAGCGGCGTGCTGAACTATTTTCTCTGGCGTGACCGCAAGGGAGCTCTGACCAATTTCGCCAGCTTCCTGGCCATGCTGCTGGCGATGCAGCTGATTGCCATCTGGCTCTACCAGCGCCTGGTACCGGACAGCTACCGGTTTCTCTCCATCTTCCAGGGTGACTGGTGGCTGTACGCGCTGCTGGCCGCGAACTTCGTGCTGATGCTCAACCGCATTGCCCAGCGCATGTTCTTCGTCACCAGCTACTACGGCATCGTCCAGGGACTGATGTCGCTTCCGCGCCTGCTGTGGGGCAATCTGGTGAACTTTCTGGCCAACTGGCGGGCCATCGCCCAGGCGCTGCAGGCCAAGGATATCCGGCGCATGGCCTGGGCCAAGACCGACCATGACTTTCCCATGCTGGGAGAGGGACCCCGACTGCGCCAGCCCCTGGGGCAGATACTGATCGCGCAAGGCGCCTTGACCGAGAGCCAGTTGCAGGAGGCCCTGGTGCGCCCCACTCCGGGCCTGCGTCTGGGCAGTGCGCTGGTGCACAAGGACCTGATCAGCACCGCACAGCTGGCCGCTGCAGTGGCCCAGCAGGCCGGCGTTTCCTGGGAGTTCCTGGGAGAGCGCCTGATCCCCGACGAGGTCGCGGCGCTGCTGCCGGCACATCTGGCACTGCATTACAGCGTGGTGCCGCTGCGCGAGGAGGGAAAGACGCTGGTCCTGGCCAGCGAGTCGGTCATAGACCCGGTCTCGCACGCGGCCCTGGAGCGCAAGCTCGAGAGGCCTGTGCGCTACCTCATTGCCCCCAAGGGAGAGGTCACGGTCGAGCTGCGGCGTCTGTATGCAAGACAGCATGGGGAGCCGGCTCGCGAACTGCTTGCCTGGGCCGTGGAACGCAAGCGCGTATCCGCCGAGCAGGCGAAAGAGCTGTGGAAATTCTATGTGTCGCGACAGCTGATGCTGGGCGAAGTGCTGCAAGCCCTGGGCCGCATCGACACGGCCGTGCTGAATGCCTTGCTGCTCAGGCATGAGCAAAGCGATGACAGCCTGGGCCTGTTCCTGGTGAACCAGGGGGCGTTGACGCAGGCCACGCTGGATGAAGCTCTGCGCCTGCAACAACAGTTGCAGGTCACCATGGCGCAGCTTCTGCGCCGCCTTGATGCCGCCCCGATCGTTTCCGTTGCTGCCTAG
- a CDS encoding DUF4870 family protein: MNDDRDIIDVGPGGSAEVEGLKAWGWVSYLLHLIVAVAAVLPGAQVSVLLLLIAVVIDLVKRDDARGTWQESHFSWRLRSVLWAIVLYAVTFPFFLLGLLIFNPAWVLISIWFLYRIVSGMIAMNKNRAIRS, translated from the coding sequence ATGAATGACGATCGCGACATCATCGATGTAGGCCCCGGCGGCTCTGCCGAGGTCGAGGGCCTGAAGGCCTGGGGCTGGGTCAGCTATCTGCTCCACCTGATCGTGGCCGTGGCCGCGGTGCTGCCGGGCGCGCAGGTCAGCGTGCTGCTGTTGCTGATTGCGGTTGTCATCGATCTGGTCAAGCGCGACGATGCGCGCGGCACCTGGCAGGAGAGCCATTTTTCCTGGCGTCTGCGCAGCGTGCTCTGGGCCATCGTGCTCTATGCGGTGACCTTCCCGTTCTTCCTGCTGGGCCTCCTGATCTTCAACCCTGCCTGGGTGTTGATCTCCATCTGGTTCCTCTACCGCATCGTCAGCGGCATGATCGCCATGAACAAGAATCGCGCGATCCGCTCCTGA
- the hisF gene encoding imidazole glycerol phosphate synthase subunit HisF, giving the protein MLAKRIIPCLDVTGGRVVKGVNFLELRDAGDPVEIAARYNAQGADELTFLDITATSDGRDLILPIIEAVASQVFIPLTVGGGVRSVEDVRRLLNAGADKTSFNSAAIANPDTINACSDKYGAQCIVVAIDAKRRTPEDEQRIGPGGTPMGPGWDVYSHGGRKNVGLDVVRWAEEMARRGAGEILLTSMDKDGTKSGFDLKLTRAVADAVAVPVIASGGVGNLEDLADGVTIGGADAVLAASIFHYGEYTVQQAKECMRARGIPVRL; this is encoded by the coding sequence ATGCTTGCCAAACGCATCATTCCCTGCCTTGACGTGACCGGCGGCCGCGTGGTCAAGGGCGTCAATTTTCTGGAGCTGCGTGATGCGGGCGACCCGGTGGAGATTGCCGCGCGCTACAACGCCCAGGGTGCGGACGAGCTGACTTTCCTGGACATCACGGCCACCAGCGATGGCCGTGACCTGATCCTGCCCATCATCGAGGCCGTGGCTTCGCAGGTCTTCATTCCGCTGACCGTGGGCGGTGGCGTGCGCAGCGTGGAAGATGTGCGCCGCCTGCTCAATGCCGGAGCCGACAAGACCAGCTTCAACTCCGCAGCCATTGCCAACCCGGACACCATCAATGCCTGCAGCGACAAGTACGGCGCGCAATGCATCGTGGTGGCCATTGACGCCAAGCGCCGCACGCCCGAGGACGAGCAGCGCATCGGCCCCGGCGGCACGCCCATGGGGCCGGGCTGGGATGTGTACAGCCACGGCGGGCGCAAGAACGTGGGGCTGGATGTGGTGCGTTGGGCCGAGGAGATGGCCAGGCGCGGTGCCGGCGAGATCTTGCTGACCAGCATGGACAAGGACGGCACCAAGAGCGGCTTCGATCTGAAGCTCACGCGTGCCGTGGCCGATGCCGTGGCCGTGCCCGTGATCGCCTCGGGCGGTGTCGGCAATCTGGAAGATCTGGCCGATGGCGTGACCATTGGCGGCGCCGATGCCGTGCTGGCTGCCAGCATCTTCCACTACGGCGAGTACACCGTGCAGCAGGCCAAGGAATGCATGCGCGCACGCGGCATTCCCGTGCGTTTATAA
- a CDS encoding phosphoribosyl-ATP diphosphatase, whose translation MSEQNTASVEGALARLAAVIESRKVANGGDPEKSYVARLLHKGPDAFLKKIGEEATEVVMAAKDVDHGADKGKILYEVADLWFHSMIALSHYGLTPAEVVAELERREGTSGLEEKALRKAQERAAQEGAAK comes from the coding sequence ATGTCTGAACAAAACACCGCGTCGGTCGAGGGCGCACTGGCCCGTCTGGCCGCCGTGATCGAAAGCCGCAAGGTCGCCAATGGTGGTGACCCCGAAAAAAGCTATGTCGCGCGCCTGCTGCACAAGGGGCCCGACGCCTTTCTGAAGAAGATCGGCGAAGAGGCCACCGAAGTCGTGATGGCCGCCAAGGATGTCGATCATGGCGCGGACAAGGGCAAGATCCTCTATGAAGTGGCTGATCTGTGGTTTCACTCCATGATTGCGCTGTCGCACTACGGCCTGACACCCGCAGAGGTGGTGGCCGAGCTGGAGCGCCGCGAGGGCACCAGCGGTCTGGAGGAAAAAGCCCTGCGCAAGGCCCAGGAACGCGCTGCTCAGGAAGGGGCGGCCAAGTAA
- a CDS encoding NfrA family protein, translated as MKLSRPILVLSLACATPYDGVAQVVDLGPDISPRQRFQVYPRIDKAYEAMARGDGQRAISELQQAQRLAPENTEIALQLAAAHRRFGQPAQAEAVLKAQLQRHPGDARLAQALRDMHQGAVPARQPEPQAVPAPLAQEVPKAPSAAAPAAATTAQPAKAAAPAVDAPQRPRKNPAPPAMPPGYAKASQAYAATERRDFAAALPLARQAVAAAPARLDYQRLLVYLLVENGRFDEAEARAARLDNVKQLQSDADWQMLRTSIRQRQALRPFEQALQAREQGDMAKALRHAESSVRLAPQALAPRLQWLGLLLQDGQAAQAQRVAEQGLALQHDPALQVLQGVALHVQGRGMASEQAFDAALAAPHLSRSERQNYGVIALDAALAAGQTERAQRLLQALETGSNADVGSRREQLKALRSSTLSRGYELPLPLVNCFSAGDVPGCEIWPGQEVPNPAYKVAQEAYQAYGDGQYALAADKAAAAIELNPRHLPYRQLRLQALLAAGQKAQALEEADQTLQLQPDAVEVLALRSRLRREQGMTEAANADAQTALQMGGLSLSSEVDLLLQLGRREEAAARFAQATSEPELQQSADPDLAYMAIRVGDDRRALSIFNRAREQSRLPDTALRDGAYAASRLAENEQSIGYFKQAISAVHEGRLDMTPQQQYETRREISDRDRSWGVNTLLGYRGISLGAAGAQPGLYGDVAQLVSEVYWRPQKFGDGRFWELYGGAAQTVYSRHDVPTGGETTQGALGIRAKPLSDHNLILAVERRVRIGSLSSNDWLLRMGYSGGMGTDLRVDVPSWNTVNVYTEVGRFIHRKQNYATFEAQAGRSFRMGGSDSRLVLFPHAVLGADYNSERTASGKQSSVGAGVGVNMRFWFREDRDHAPRSYLDLSLQYRARLAGDERGKGVFLRAALVF; from the coding sequence ATGAAGCTTTCTCGCCCCATTCTGGTTCTTTCCCTTGCATGTGCCACCCCTTACGATGGAGTGGCGCAGGTGGTGGATCTGGGTCCGGATATCAGCCCCAGACAGCGCTTTCAGGTCTATCCCCGGATCGACAAGGCGTATGAGGCCATGGCGCGCGGCGATGGCCAGCGCGCCATCTCCGAGCTGCAGCAGGCTCAGCGCCTGGCACCGGAGAACACCGAGATCGCCCTGCAGCTGGCTGCAGCCCATCGCCGCTTTGGCCAACCCGCGCAGGCCGAAGCCGTATTGAAGGCCCAGCTTCAGCGTCACCCCGGCGATGCGCGTCTGGCCCAGGCCCTGCGCGATATGCATCAGGGCGCCGTACCGGCCAGACAGCCCGAACCTCAAGCCGTACCAGCCCCCTTGGCCCAGGAAGTGCCCAAGGCGCCCAGCGCTGCAGCGCCTGCCGCAGCCACGACAGCGCAGCCTGCGAAGGCTGCAGCACCGGCTGTGGACGCCCCGCAGCGCCCGCGCAAGAACCCGGCGCCACCGGCCATGCCCCCGGGCTACGCCAAGGCCAGCCAGGCCTATGCCGCCACCGAGCGACGCGATTTCGCCGCGGCCTTGCCTCTGGCCAGGCAAGCCGTAGCGGCGGCCCCGGCGCGTCTGGACTACCAGCGCCTGCTGGTCTATCTGCTGGTGGAGAACGGACGCTTCGACGAGGCCGAGGCCCGTGCAGCAAGACTGGACAATGTGAAACAGCTGCAGTCGGACGCCGATTGGCAGATGCTGCGTACCTCCATACGTCAGCGCCAGGCCCTGCGCCCCTTCGAGCAAGCCTTGCAGGCCCGCGAGCAAGGCGACATGGCCAAGGCCCTGCGCCATGCCGAGTCCAGCGTGCGTCTGGCACCGCAGGCGCTGGCACCGCGCCTGCAATGGCTGGGCCTGCTGCTTCAGGATGGGCAGGCCGCCCAGGCACAGCGCGTGGCGGAACAAGGGCTGGCGCTGCAGCATGATCCGGCACTGCAGGTACTGCAGGGCGTGGCCCTGCATGTCCAAGGTCGCGGCATGGCCTCCGAACAGGCCTTCGACGCAGCGCTTGCCGCCCCCCACCTGTCGCGGTCGGAGCGGCAGAACTACGGCGTGATAGCCCTGGATGCAGCACTGGCCGCCGGCCAGACAGAACGAGCCCAGCGGCTGCTGCAAGCGCTGGAGACGGGCAGCAATGCCGATGTCGGCAGCCGCCGCGAGCAGCTCAAGGCCCTGCGCTCCTCAACCCTCTCACGCGGCTATGAGCTGCCCTTGCCCCTGGTCAACTGCTTCAGCGCCGGCGATGTGCCCGGCTGCGAAATCTGGCCCGGACAGGAAGTACCGAACCCTGCCTACAAGGTCGCACAGGAGGCCTATCAGGCCTATGGCGATGGGCAATATGCGCTGGCGGCAGACAAGGCCGCTGCCGCCATAGAGCTCAACCCCAGGCATCTGCCCTATCGCCAGCTGCGCCTGCAGGCCCTGCTGGCTGCAGGCCAGAAGGCGCAGGCGCTTGAAGAAGCCGATCAAACCCTGCAGCTGCAACCCGATGCCGTCGAAGTGCTGGCCCTGCGCAGCCGTCTGCGTCGCGAGCAGGGCATGACCGAGGCGGCCAATGCCGATGCACAGACAGCCTTGCAAATGGGCGGCCTGTCTCTGTCCAGCGAGGTGGATCTGCTGCTGCAACTGGGACGGCGCGAGGAGGCGGCAGCACGTTTTGCCCAGGCCACCTCGGAGCCCGAGCTGCAGCAGAGCGCCGATCCCGATCTGGCCTATATGGCCATCCGCGTGGGCGATGATCGCCGTGCCCTGTCCATCTTCAACCGCGCACGGGAGCAGAGCCGCCTGCCGGACACGGCGCTGCGCGATGGCGCCTACGCCGCCAGCAGGCTGGCCGAGAACGAGCAGTCCATAGGCTACTTCAAACAGGCGATCAGCGCGGTCCATGAAGGCAGGCTGGACATGACGCCGCAGCAGCAATATGAAACGCGGCGCGAAATCTCCGACCGGGACCGCTCCTGGGGTGTCAACACCTTGCTGGGCTATCGGGGCATTTCCCTGGGCGCAGCCGGTGCCCAGCCTGGCTTGTATGGCGACGTGGCACAGCTCGTCAGCGAGGTGTACTGGCGCCCGCAGAAGTTCGGCGACGGCCGCTTCTGGGAGCTGTATGGCGGCGCAGCGCAAACCGTCTACAGCCGCCACGATGTACCCACCGGCGGCGAAACCACCCAGGGCGCCCTCGGCATTCGTGCCAAACCGCTGAGCGATCACAACCTCATCCTCGCGGTCGAACGGCGCGTGCGCATCGGCTCGCTGTCCAGCAACGACTGGTTGCTGCGCATGGGGTATTCGGGCGGCATGGGAACCGACCTGCGCGTCGATGTGCCCAGCTGGAACACCGTCAATGTGTACACCGAAGTGGGCCGTTTTATTCATCGCAAGCAAAACTACGCGACGTTCGAAGCCCAAGCAGGGCGCAGTTTCCGTATGGGGGGGAGCGACTCGAGACTGGTGCTGTTTCCGCACGCAGTCCTGGGCGCTGATTACAACTCTGAACGCACAGCCTCGGGCAAGCAAAGCTCAGTAGGCGCTGGCGTTGGTGTGAACATGCGTTTCTGGTTCCGCGAGGACCGTGACCATGCTCCTCGCTCCTACCTCGACCTCTCCTTGCAGTATCGCGCCCGGCTTGCCGGGGACGAACGAGGGAAAGGCGTGTTTCTACGTGCTGCCTTGGTCTTTTGA
- a CDS encoding patatin-like phospholipase family protein, whose product MAAETSHTLNLALQGGGSHGALTWGVLDALLDDDGLIFEGISGTSAGAMNAVALAHGFAQAAAQEKNLDDARYLGRQLARQSLRELWEGVGTMGSVGKMFWAAPLPGSKQFMGVLNQFLSPYQTNPLNINPLRQLLTRVVDFETLAHPAHPGVVPKLFICATNVRTGGGKIFKGEQVTADAIMASACLPQLFKAVEIDGECYWDGGFSGNPALYPLIYETRSRDILLVQINPKESDVSPDTAREIMDRMNEITFNASLLAELRAIEFVVKLLEQKRLDPERYKHVLMHRIDGGSVLKPFGASSKVRADMGMVRKLFELGRERGQQWLQLNRAHLGVKQTLRFNENRG is encoded by the coding sequence ATGGCTGCAGAGACTTCCCACACCCTCAACCTGGCCCTGCAGGGCGGGGGATCGCATGGCGCGCTGACCTGGGGCGTGCTGGATGCATTGCTCGACGATGACGGCCTGATCTTTGAAGGCATCAGCGGCACCAGTGCCGGTGCCATGAATGCCGTGGCGCTGGCCCATGGCTTCGCGCAGGCGGCTGCGCAGGAAAAGAATCTGGACGATGCCCGTTACCTCGGGCGTCAGCTGGCGCGCCAGTCTCTGCGCGAGCTGTGGGAGGGCGTGGGCACCATGGGCAGTGTGGGCAAGATGTTCTGGGCTGCACCGCTGCCGGGTAGCAAGCAGTTCATGGGGGTGCTCAACCAGTTTCTGTCGCCCTATCAGACCAATCCGCTCAATATCAACCCGCTGCGGCAGCTGCTCACACGGGTGGTGGATTTCGAGACGCTGGCCCATCCCGCTCATCCTGGCGTGGTGCCCAAGCTCTTCATCTGCGCCACCAACGTGCGCACGGGCGGCGGCAAGATCTTCAAGGGCGAGCAGGTGACGGCAGACGCCATCATGGCCTCGGCCTGCCTGCCGCAGCTGTTCAAGGCGGTGGAGATTGACGGAGAGTGCTACTGGGATGGCGGGTTCTCGGGCAATCCGGCCCTGTATCCGCTGATCTACGAGACCCGGAGCCGCGACATCCTGCTGGTGCAGATCAATCCCAAGGAGTCCGATGTTTCGCCCGATACGGCCCGCGAGATCATGGACCGCATGAACGAGATCACCTTCAACGCCAGCTTGCTGGCCGAGCTGCGGGCCATCGAGTTCGTGGTCAAGCTGCTGGAGCAAAAGCGTCTGGACCCGGAGCGCTACAAGCATGTGCTGATGCACCGCATCGACGGCGGCTCGGTGCTCAAACCCTTTGGCGCCTCTAGCAAGGTGCGCGCAGACATGGGCATGGTGCGCAAGCTGTTCGAGCTGGGGCGCGAGCGCGGCCAGCAATGGCTGCAGCTCAACCGCGCGCACCTTGGCGTCAAGCAGACGCTGCGATTCAACGAGAATAGGGGATAG